Proteins encoded in a region of the Rhodothermales bacterium genome:
- a CDS encoding type IV toxin-antitoxin system AbiEi family antitoxin domain-containing protein yields the protein MNHADRLLDLARERGVLRPKDLAPLGIPRQTLARLHRRGVFDRVGRGLYVLADADVTEHHTLAEAARRVPRGVVCLLSALRFHDLTTQDPFDVWLAIENKARRPEPDTVPLRIVYVSGDAFTHGVETHEVEGIEVRVYGPAKTVADCFKYRSRVGLDVAIEALRDYRRSEGFDADALWQAAKVCRVSTVIRPYLEAIA from the coding sequence GAACCACGCTGATCGCCTCCTCGACCTTGCCCGGGAGCGTGGCGTCCTCCGCCCGAAGGACCTCGCGCCGCTCGGCATCCCCCGCCAGACGCTCGCGCGGCTTCACCGCCGCGGCGTCTTCGACCGCGTCGGGCGCGGCCTCTACGTCCTCGCGGATGCCGACGTGACGGAGCACCACACGCTCGCCGAGGCCGCTCGCCGGGTCCCGCGCGGCGTCGTCTGCCTCCTCTCGGCGCTCCGCTTCCACGACCTCACCACGCAGGACCCGTTCGACGTGTGGCTCGCCATCGAGAACAAGGCCCGGCGACCCGAGCCCGACACGGTCCCGCTCCGCATCGTGTACGTGTCGGGAGACGCTTTCACCCACGGCGTCGAAACGCACGAGGTCGAGGGCATCGAGGTCCGGGTGTATGGCCCGGCGAAGACGGTCGCCGACTGCTTCAAGTACCGGAGCCGGGTCGGCCTCGACGTCGCCATCGAGGCGCTCCGCGACTACCGGCGAAGCGAGGGCTTCGACGCCGACGCACTCTGGCAGGCGGCGAAGGTCTGCCGCGTCTCGACTGTCATCCGCCCCTACCTCGAGGCCATCGCATGA